Proteins co-encoded in one Bacteroidales bacterium genomic window:
- a CDS encoding DUF2752 domain-containing protein, with protein MNVKIPVKYYFITAGIVLFLVLPESWVFGGKSLCIFKNVSGYQCPLCGMTRATFLALRFHAESAIHYNPLVVFLPLLLLSEIIFDLRFDAGKSIRNSIRIAFSLGLLVLFFIRIIFA; from the coding sequence ATGAATGTGAAGATCCCGGTGAAATATTATTTTATTACCGCAGGAATTGTCTTGTTCCTCGTTTTACCTGAATCATGGGTATTTGGCGGCAAATCACTATGTATCTTTAAAAATGTCTCCGGGTACCAATGCCCGCTTTGCGGAATGACAAGGGCCACATTCCTTGCATTACGGTTTCATGCTGAATCGGCGATTCATTATAATCCCCTGGTAGTATTTTTGCCTTTGCTTTTACTTTCTGAAATCATTTTTGATCTCAGATTCGATGCAGGTAAGTCGATCCGCAATAGTATCCGGATCGCCTTCAGTTTGGGTTTGCTTGTACTCTTTTTTATAAGGATAATCTTTGCCTAA
- a CDS encoding polysaccharide deacetylase family protein has product MKDVFLQIAGAFRFLPDNLLLSPARKACLFPVYHAVSDDELIHIKHLYPIKSVKQFERDLDFFLMNFTPVDPLELVNSLKQGKFRENTFVLTFDDGLRQFYDVIAPILLKKGLPAICFLNTAFIGNTGLFYRYKAGILKEVFNERNISNATISSIHKLITSYNLHFDHDGKFLLSISYENRSAMDEIAILLDVDFESYLKHEKPYLDAEQIRTLSGKGFIFGSHSVDHPVFSSLNTEDQLAQIKESTDYVWQNFSPPVRLFSFPFTDFGVRQEFFDRVLNSQPPLADFTFGCAGLKYDMIARNIQRIPMEERGLPAQDIMRGETLYFRMKSVIGKNTIQRS; this is encoded by the coding sequence ATGAAAGACGTATTCCTGCAAATAGCCGGCGCTTTCAGGTTCCTCCCGGATAATCTGCTTTTATCACCGGCAAGAAAAGCGTGTTTGTTTCCCGTGTATCATGCAGTCTCTGATGACGAACTGATTCACATCAAACACCTGTACCCAATAAAATCAGTTAAGCAATTCGAAAGGGATCTTGATTTTTTCCTCATGAACTTTACCCCGGTTGATCCGCTTGAACTTGTAAATTCTTTAAAACAGGGAAAATTCAGGGAAAACACATTTGTTCTGACTTTTGACGACGGACTAAGACAATTTTATGATGTCATCGCCCCGATTTTACTGAAAAAGGGATTACCGGCGATTTGTTTTCTGAATACTGCCTTTATAGGCAATACAGGGCTTTTTTACAGGTACAAGGCCGGCATTCTTAAGGAAGTCTTTAATGAAAGGAATATTTCAAATGCAACAATCAGCAGTATACACAAGCTAATCACCTCATATAACCTCCATTTCGATCATGACGGAAAGTTTCTTCTGAGTATATCATATGAAAACAGGTCAGCTATGGATGAAATCGCCATCCTCCTGGATGTTGATTTTGAAAGTTATCTGAAGCATGAAAAACCTTATCTGGATGCTGAACAGATCCGGACTTTGTCGGGCAAAGGCTTCATTTTCGGCTCTCACAGTGTTGATCATCCCGTATTCAGTTCACTGAACACCGAAGATCAGCTTGCACAGATAAAAGAAAGCACCGATTATGTGTGGCAAAACTTTTCACCACCTGTGCGTCTTTTTTCCTTTCCTTTTACCGATTTTGGTGTCAGGCAGGAATTTTTTGACCGCGTTCTCAATTCGCAACCTCCATTGGCTGATTTTACATTCGGATGCGCCGGACTTAAGTATGACATGATCGCAAGGAATATTCAGCGCATTCCCATGGAGGAGAGAGGACTTCCGGCACAAGATATTATGAGGGGAGAAACCCTTTATTTCAGAATGAAATCGGTCATCGGAAAAAATACAATCCAACGTTCATAG
- a CDS encoding C40 family peptidase — protein sequence MKGKLLIVMFPVLLIASFTYSQDVQVIFDDAPEVHGKDSSFARTEQTGVIDDTLRLLIVEKAREFIGVNYKWGQSNPDAFDCSGYVKYVYGQFGYTLPHSSIEQFHSSKRLAGTKAKPGDLVFFITRGHRVSHVGIYLGDNSFIHAPRTGRQVSIDSLDNIYFKKHLAGFGNIIN from the coding sequence ATGAAAGGGAAGTTGCTGATTGTAATGTTTCCGGTTTTATTAATTGCATCATTTACTTATTCCCAGGACGTTCAGGTTATTTTTGATGATGCTCCGGAAGTACATGGAAAAGATTCTTCATTTGCCAGAACAGAGCAGACCGGAGTTATTGATGACACACTTCGCCTGCTGATTGTTGAAAAAGCCAGGGAGTTTATCGGTGTCAATTATAAATGGGGTCAGTCAAATCCCGATGCATTTGACTGTTCAGGCTATGTTAAGTACGTTTACGGCCAATTTGGTTATACGCTGCCCCATTCTTCAATTGAGCAATTTCATTCAAGCAAACGGCTTGCCGGAACGAAGGCAAAACCCGGTGACCTTGTGTTTTTTATTACAAGGGGTCACAGGGTTTCTCATGTAGGGATATACCTGGGAGATAACTCATTTATTCATGCACCTCGAACCGGAAGACAGGTATCCATTGATTCCCTTGATAACATATATTTTAAAAAGCACCTGGCAGGTTTCGGGAACATCATCAATTAG
- a CDS encoding DUF4350 domain-containing protein: MFRIKKKHIVFIPVLLFAMLIVIKHMQPEQVDWSVSFSGYKKIPYGCSVTRLLLKDIFTGSSIDENNSSFFISLKKSGDNKRNLVVVTTDFYPDSLDLQALLHFVSKGNNVFMSAFSFSEELCDTLGIKDNETTLDTSVLKKYPEKLHLAYYADDSAFHFSRRMSEHYFMNIDSADHVIVLGTDRFERPDYIMTEFGKGKIFMHCEPLALTNYHILYSNHQYAAAVLSAMPVLPVIWDQFYKPDRVIDASPMRYILSEKSLRSAWYLITFTILVYLIFGAKRRQHAIEIIDPPQNSSLEFIKSIGKLYYKGQNHIDIAKKKVIYLREFLRNRYGFRSIDFSEENIKSLAEKTGAGIDLIDEMLRRAAYTEKSLDLNAEELIRINFLIEEFYKKCK; encoded by the coding sequence ATGTTCAGGATTAAAAAGAAACATATAGTCTTTATTCCGGTCCTACTCTTTGCAATGCTTATTGTAATCAAGCATATGCAACCTGAACAGGTCGACTGGTCAGTAAGCTTCAGCGGATACAAAAAAATTCCTTACGGGTGCAGCGTGACAAGGCTCTTATTGAAGGACATATTCACGGGATCCTCCATTGATGAAAATAACAGCAGCTTCTTTATTTCACTCAAGAAATCAGGTGATAACAAAAGAAATCTTGTTGTTGTTACAACAGATTTCTATCCCGATTCACTTGACTTACAGGCTTTGCTTCATTTCGTTTCCAAAGGAAACAATGTTTTTATGTCGGCCTTTTCATTTTCTGAGGAATTGTGTGATACACTGGGGATAAAGGATAACGAGACTACTCTTGATACCTCGGTCCTTAAAAAGTATCCTGAAAAATTGCACCTGGCGTACTATGCTGATGATTCTGCATTTCATTTTTCAAGGCGGATGTCGGAACATTATTTTATGAATATCGACTCGGCTGATCACGTTATTGTTTTAGGCACTGACCGGTTTGAAAGGCCTGACTATATTATGACTGAATTCGGAAAAGGTAAAATATTCATGCATTGTGAGCCATTGGCCCTTACCAATTATCATATCCTTTACAGCAATCATCAATATGCTGCCGCTGTGCTGTCGGCAATGCCTGTTTTACCTGTTATTTGGGACCAGTTTTACAAACCCGACCGGGTTATTGATGCTTCACCCATGAGGTATATCTTAAGTGAAAAATCTCTTCGCTCAGCCTGGTATCTGATAACCTTTACCATCCTGGTATATTTGATATTCGGTGCAAAAAGGAGACAGCATGCCATTGAAATAATAGATCCACCTCAGAACTCATCGCTTGAATTCATCAAATCAATCGGAAAGCTTTATTACAAAGGCCAGAATCATATCGATATCGCTAAAAAGAAAGTAATTTATCTCAGGGAATTTCTGAGAAACCGGTATGGATTTAGGTCAATCGATTTTTCAGAAGAAAACATAAAATCACTTGCTGAAAAGACAGGTGCAGGTATTGATCTGATTGATGAAATGCTGAGGCGTGCTGCATATACTGAAAAAAGTCTCGATCTTAATGCCGAAGAATTAATTCGAATCAATTTCCTGATAGAGGAATTTTATAAAAAGTGCAAATAA
- a CDS encoding DUF58 domain-containing protein gives MFSIISNLYIARRFYYSAVFLILLFITGYLYDPLFLMAKILLLVLTVFVFFDLYLLFFTRREILLLKRELPDKFSNGDMNRVNIYFKNVHAFPVDLMLIDEIPVQFQVRNFSIRHRLGSQQEKQLEYTLRPTLRGVHTFGRTLAYVKSPLALLERRCVFNKEAINVPVYPSFLNIRRYELMAISNTLTDAGIKKIRRTGHHTEFEQIRDYVAGDDARTVNWKATAKRGKLMINQYRDERSQQVYNIIDMGRLMKMPFNNLSLLDYSINSSLIIANTALFKHDKPGLITFNTAVNSFIAAERKSNTLLTMLEALYDQQTRFAESNYELLFASVKKLIPHRSLLIMYTNFESMASLKRQLPYFQRISRSHLLLVVVFLNTEIEEYRKKESAMNLEAIYDQTIAEKFIYDKALITRELTKHGILSVLTRPADLTVNLVNKYLELKDRGLI, from the coding sequence GTGTTTTCCATAATCAGCAATCTGTATATTGCACGTCGTTTTTACTATTCGGCTGTATTTCTCATTTTATTGTTTATTACCGGTTATCTGTATGACCCGCTTTTTTTAATGGCAAAGATCCTGCTTCTTGTTTTAACAGTATTTGTTTTCTTTGATTTATACCTTCTGTTTTTTACCCGCAGGGAGATTCTCCTGTTAAAAAGAGAATTACCGGATAAATTTTCAAACGGCGATATGAACCGGGTTAATATATATTTTAAAAATGTCCACGCATTTCCTGTTGATTTAATGTTGATTGATGAGATCCCTGTGCAGTTCCAGGTCAGAAATTTCTCGATAAGACATAGATTGGGCTCTCAACAGGAAAAACAGCTCGAATATACCTTGAGACCTACACTCAGGGGCGTACATACATTCGGCAGGACCCTGGCTTATGTGAAAAGTCCTTTGGCCTTGCTTGAGCGAAGGTGCGTTTTTAACAAAGAGGCCATCAATGTGCCCGTATATCCTTCTTTTCTGAATATAAGAAGATATGAGTTAATGGCTATTTCAAACACGTTAACGGATGCCGGAATTAAAAAAATCCGGCGAACGGGCCACCATACCGAATTTGAGCAAATACGGGATTATGTTGCAGGTGATGATGCAAGAACTGTTAATTGGAAAGCCACTGCGAAAAGGGGGAAATTGATGATAAACCAATACCGTGACGAACGTTCGCAGCAGGTGTACAATATAATAGATATGGGCCGCTTGATGAAGATGCCCTTTAATAACCTGTCATTGTTGGATTATTCGATAAATTCTTCGTTGATTATAGCAAATACAGCACTGTTTAAGCACGACAAACCAGGACTTATCACATTTAATACTGCGGTAAACAGCTTTATAGCAGCCGAAAGGAAAAGTAATACGCTTTTAACCATGCTTGAGGCACTGTACGACCAGCAAACCCGTTTCGCTGAATCGAATTATGAATTACTTTTTGCCTCGGTAAAAAAATTAATACCCCACAGAAGCCTGCTGATCATGTATACCAATTTTGAATCAATGGCTTCGCTTAAACGCCAGCTTCCCTATTTCCAGCGTATATCAAGAAGCCATCTTTTGCTTGTCGTTGTTTTTCTGAACACTGAAATTGAAGAATACAGAAAAAAGGAATCAGCCATGAATCTTGAAGCTATATATGATCAAACCATAGCTGAAAAATTCATTTATGATAAAGCTTTAATTACACGTGAATTGACAAAGCACGGTATTCTCTCTGTTCTGACACGGCCTGCTGATCTCACTGTTAATCTTGTTAATAAATATCTTGAGCTTAAAGACAGAGGATTGATTTAG
- a CDS encoding CotH kinase family protein: protein MRKQILFCSVLTIFLLNHAFSQVADHWESIIYADDTWRYNINTGTYPDAGWYLPSFDDSSWLRGPGGFGYADNDDATVVPNPPYPVSIQIRIAFDVTDTSLIATAVLNMDYDDGFIAWINGTEVVRFNMGNAGDDPAFSQPTTDHEAVIYQGQVPPSFLISKQKLASCLKNGQNILAIQVNNFGSASSDLSCIPYLSAGITTTDRIYRDVPYWFAAPYTGFQGSTLPLVMVKTNGTSIGSEVKVMVDFGIVDNGAGNLNKPDDPWNGYKGKAGIEYRGSSSMMFPKKNYGFETRTISGTDSAVSLLGMPVEADWVMHGPYSDKSLVRNKLAYDLSRRMGHYAPRTRFCELFVDNQYQGVYVMMEKIKRDSNRVNIAVLDSTDISGYDLTGGYIIKIDRSADGSYLDGWYSPHLGSGSQGIGPFFAWHYPKWENILPVQMNYIKNKVTHFEDALFAQNYRDPYTGYRPYIDVISFIDYFILVEMSKNVDGYRLSTFLYKDRDDRDPRIHMGPVWDYDLAFGNADYYDASVTEGWNYPIIADGWGTPLWWTRFMLDSYFTDNLKCRWSALREGVLSDESISDIINAYTDSIGDAQNRNFTQWPIHGMYVWPNAFVGNSYFEDVNYLRTWILNRIEWLDANMPGTCTVTENPDEQSQSFSATIRPNPGRGSITVELRNPEHHKVAISIVNLAGITIDSGIAGNESYLFKTFAANPGLYLVKISDGLSELTLKALVE, encoded by the coding sequence ATGCGGAAACAAATACTATTTTGCTCTGTCCTCACTATTTTCTTACTGAACCACGCATTTTCACAGGTAGCTGATCACTGGGAGTCCATCATTTATGCGGACGACACCTGGCGTTATAATATTAATACCGGTACATACCCGGATGCCGGTTGGTATCTGCCTTCTTTTGACGATTCTTCATGGCTCCGGGGACCAGGAGGTTTCGGATATGCCGATAATGATGATGCCACCGTAGTTCCGAATCCGCCTTATCCTGTTTCTATTCAGATCAGAATTGCTTTTGATGTTACCGATACTTCGCTTATTGCAACAGCTGTACTTAACATGGACTATGATGATGGTTTCATAGCCTGGATCAACGGTACAGAGGTTGTACGCTTCAATATGGGCAATGCTGGTGATGATCCGGCATTTTCACAACCGACCACCGATCATGAAGCGGTCATTTACCAGGGACAGGTACCTCCATCCTTCCTTATTTCAAAACAAAAACTGGCTTCCTGTTTAAAAAACGGACAAAATATCCTTGCCATCCAGGTCAATAATTTTGGCAGTGCTTCAAGTGACCTCAGCTGTATACCATATTTATCAGCAGGCATTACAACTACAGATCGTATTTACAGGGATGTGCCGTATTGGTTTGCTGCACCGTATACCGGGTTCCAGGGATCCACTCTGCCGCTTGTTATGGTTAAAACAAACGGAACAAGTATCGGATCAGAGGTTAAGGTGATGGTTGACTTCGGCATTGTGGATAATGGCGCAGGAAATCTGAATAAACCCGATGATCCGTGGAATGGCTATAAAGGCAAAGCCGGAATAGAATACAGGGGCTCCTCATCCATGATGTTTCCCAAAAAAAATTACGGATTTGAAACGAGAACAATATCAGGAACTGATTCCGCTGTTTCACTGCTTGGAATGCCTGTGGAAGCCGACTGGGTCATGCACGGGCCATATTCAGATAAGTCGCTCGTAAGAAATAAACTGGCGTACGATTTATCCAGACGGATGGGCCATTATGCCCCGAGAACCAGGTTTTGCGAACTTTTTGTTGACAACCAGTACCAGGGTGTTTACGTGATGATGGAAAAAATCAAGCGCGACAGTAACCGGGTAAATATTGCTGTGCTCGACAGTACGGATATATCCGGATATGACCTCACAGGAGGCTATATAATTAAAATCGACCGTTCAGCTGACGGCAGCTATCTCGACGGGTGGTATTCACCGCACCTGGGCAGTGGCAGCCAGGGGATAGGACCATTTTTTGCCTGGCACTACCCTAAATGGGAAAACATCCTTCCTGTTCAGATGAATTATATCAAAAACAAAGTCACTCATTTTGAGGATGCCTTGTTTGCGCAGAATTACAGGGATCCTTACACCGGATACAGGCCCTATATTGATGTCATTTCTTTCATTGATTATTTTATCCTGGTTGAAATGAGCAAGAATGTGGATGGCTACAGGTTAAGCACATTTTTATATAAAGACAGGGATGACAGGGATCCGCGTATTCATATGGGACCGGTTTGGGATTATGACCTTGCTTTCGGAAACGCTGATTATTATGATGCTTCGGTAACTGAAGGATGGAATTACCCGATAATAGCAGACGGATGGGGAACACCCTTGTGGTGGACACGATTTATGTTGGACAGTTATTTTACCGACAATCTGAAATGCAGATGGTCAGCTCTCCGTGAAGGGGTCCTTTCCGACGAATCGATTTCCGATATAATAAATGCATATACTGATTCTATCGGAGATGCACAGAACCGAAATTTTACACAGTGGCCGATTCACGGTATGTACGTATGGCCCAATGCTTTTGTAGGTAACAGCTACTTCGAAGATGTGAACTACCTGAGAACCTGGATACTCAACCGGATTGAGTGGCTTGATGCAAATATGCCCGGAACCTGCACTGTAACCGAAAATCCGGATGAGCAATCACAGTCATTTTCGGCGACCATCCGTCCGAATCCCGGTCGTGGTTCAATTACTGTAGAATTGAGAAATCCGGAACATCATAAAGTAGCAATATCGATTGTAAATTTGGCCGGTATAACCATTGACTCCGGAATAGCCGGAAATGAAAGTTATCTGTTTAAGACTTTCGCAGCCAATCCGGGCTTATACCTGGTGAAAATTTCAGATGGATTGAGTGAACTTACACTTAAAGCCCTGGTGGAATAA
- a CDS encoding histidine kinase dimerization/phosphoacceptor domain -containing protein — protein MKQTCITVVGLLIILTGCHRFGPSDTISVPGDTAGINSTIRYATTILQKKPDSALCILNQTLQKSIRAEYINGIGDSYEFMGVAFFYKFNYDTAIYLQNKAYDYYRESGNKNRMALVLFSLSYDYSVLQDLEKSLVFAEKSKELYAEIKNYPKVYDCLEALAYLHNQLHHSKAVDSLMQEMVITAEKIGDKKKMANSYYNLGNHYIDQAYLNLAIEAFYKALKLSEQSGDSVEIANATGSVGLAHLYLQEYDKAIEYYLRQEKILSHQNNQYELSITYTNLGEAYNALNNYSIGLNYHLKALSVREQMNFKPALSNSLHNVANTYYLLNDSIDKAFTCTERSMRIDREINNEKGLAKTFLLLGKLQLLKNNYSPGIENLERSYSIAQKYEEPVILQEASGALSKAYSKTGNYKRAFDYLVINRRINDSIVSGKNIKRITQLELQHVYDKKSNILELNHLSEKLEFETRLKRKRTELGFSLILGFIIIISAFFVYKSYLRSRKADKVKESLLKEIHHRVKNNLMVISSLLNLQSGHITDDQTRSAVKESQSRVKSMALIHQLLYQTEEFTRIDFPKYLEQLLASLQGAYIRPGSKIQYRVYAEDIHIDIDTAIPLGLITNELATNAYKYAFEDRDSGEIDVVFKKVSVTKCMLSVTDNGKGLPPGFDPENTDTLGLKLVRILSRQIKASFEFRNHNGSSFSIFFDENC, from the coding sequence ATGAAACAAACCTGCATAACAGTCGTGGGCCTTCTTATCATTCTTACCGGATGTCATCGATTCGGACCGTCGGATACTATATCAGTGCCTGGAGATACCGCGGGTATTAATTCAACAATTCGTTATGCAACGACAATTCTGCAAAAAAAACCCGATTCAGCCCTGTGTATTTTAAACCAGACTTTGCAGAAATCAATACGCGCTGAATATATCAATGGAATTGGTGACTCCTATGAGTTTATGGGTGTTGCCTTTTTTTATAAATTCAATTATGACACGGCTATTTATTTACAGAACAAAGCGTATGACTATTACAGGGAAAGCGGGAATAAAAATCGCATGGCACTTGTTCTTTTTAGCCTGAGTTACGATTACAGTGTTTTACAGGATCTCGAAAAATCGCTTGTCTTTGCTGAAAAATCAAAAGAATTATATGCTGAAATCAAAAATTACCCGAAAGTCTATGATTGTCTTGAAGCCCTTGCCTACCTGCATAACCAGCTTCATCACTCAAAGGCAGTTGATTCATTGATGCAGGAAATGGTTATCACTGCTGAGAAAATAGGCGACAAGAAGAAAATGGCCAACAGTTATTATAACCTTGGTAATCATTACATCGACCAGGCCTATTTAAATCTTGCCATAGAAGCCTTTTATAAAGCCCTTAAATTATCTGAACAGTCAGGCGATTCAGTTGAAATTGCCAATGCAACAGGGAGTGTGGGATTGGCCCATTTATACCTCCAGGAATATGATAAAGCTATTGAATATTATCTTAGGCAGGAAAAAATTCTGAGCCATCAGAATAACCAGTATGAGCTCAGTATTACCTACACTAACCTTGGTGAAGCCTATAATGCGTTGAATAATTACAGTATTGGATTGAATTATCATCTGAAAGCATTATCAGTCAGGGAACAAATGAATTTTAAACCAGCCCTGAGTAATTCTCTTCATAATGTTGCCAATACGTATTATCTTCTGAATGACAGTATAGATAAGGCTTTCACATGCACTGAACGATCCATGAGAATTGACAGGGAAATAAACAATGAAAAAGGATTGGCAAAAACATTTCTTCTCCTTGGTAAGCTTCAATTATTGAAAAATAATTACTCGCCGGGTATTGAAAATCTTGAAAGAAGTTACTCAATAGCACAGAAATATGAAGAACCGGTAATATTACAGGAAGCGTCCGGAGCATTAAGCAAAGCTTATTCGAAAACCGGTAATTATAAAAGAGCATTTGATTACCTGGTTATTAACAGACGGATCAACGACAGTATCGTCAGCGGCAAAAATATAAAACGTATAACACAGCTCGAATTGCAGCATGTATATGATAAGAAATCAAATATTCTCGAATTAAATCATTTAAGCGAAAAACTCGAATTTGAGACACGGCTGAAAAGAAAAAGGACGGAACTTGGCTTTTCACTGATCCTGGGATTTATCATTATCATTTCGGCATTTTTCGTGTACAAAAGTTATCTCCGGTCAAGAAAGGCGGATAAGGTAAAGGAATCCTTATTAAAGGAAATTCACCATCGTGTGAAAAATAATTTAATGGTTATCAGCAGTCTCCTCAATCTCCAATCGGGTCATATAACAGATGATCAAACCCGGTCAGCAGTAAAAGAAAGCCAGAGCCGTGTCAAATCAATGGCATTGATACATCAGTTATTATACCAGACTGAAGAATTTACACGTATTGATTTCCCAAAATATCTTGAACAGCTCCTGGCTTCACTTCAGGGTGCCTATATCCGGCCAGGATCAAAAATTCAATACAGGGTTTATGCCGAAGATATCCATATTGATATTGATACTGCGATTCCTCTCGGCTTAATTACCAATGAGCTTGCAACCAACGCCTATAAATATGCTTTCGAAGATCGTGATTCAGGAGAAATTGATGTAGTCTTCAAAAAAGTCAGCGTCACAAAATGTATGCTAAGCGTAACAGACAATGGGAAAGGTCTTCCGCCAGGTTTTGATCCCGAAAACACAGACACCCTGGGTTTAAAACTGGTGCGAATCCTGTCAAGACAGATTAAAGCATCTTTTGAATTCAGAAATCATAATGGCTCTTCATTTTCTATATTTTTTGATGAAAATTGTTAA
- a CDS encoding MoxR family ATPase yields MITEENNILDFKPLQDAVNQLKNEIAEIIVGQHEMIDMLIAAVLSNGHVLLEGVPGIAKTLTAKVMARLINARFSRIQFTPDLMPSDVTGTSVFSAKTSSFDFIPGPIFANIVLIDEINRAPAKTQSALFEVMEERQVTIDGKTYPMENPFLVFATQNPLEHEGTYRLPEAQLDRFLFKININYPNLAQEIEILKKANDRKDIKETELIKPVLSGIELTSYQRSVRFIHIEEQLIRYIAEVIQKTRNHASIYLGGSPRASINVLTACKAIAAMNGRNFVIPEDIQTVLYPVLNHRIYLTPEKELEGLTEKQVIEDVIASVEIPR; encoded by the coding sequence ATGATTACTGAAGAGAATAATATCCTTGATTTTAAACCATTACAGGATGCCGTTAACCAGTTGAAGAATGAAATAGCCGAAATAATAGTAGGCCAGCATGAAATGATCGACATGCTTATTGCGGCTGTTCTTTCCAACGGACATGTATTACTTGAAGGAGTGCCCGGAATTGCCAAGACACTTACAGCTAAAGTGATGGCAAGGCTGATAAATGCCAGATTTTCAAGAATACAATTCACACCAGATCTGATGCCGTCGGATGTTACGGGGACATCGGTATTTAGTGCCAAAACATCATCCTTTGATTTTATCCCGGGGCCAATTTTTGCCAATATTGTCCTTATAGATGAAATCAACAGGGCCCCGGCAAAAACACAATCCGCCCTGTTTGAAGTAATGGAAGAAAGACAGGTCACCATTGACGGCAAGACATACCCGATGGAAAATCCGTTTCTCGTATTTGCCACTCAGAATCCGCTTGAACATGAAGGCACATACCGACTGCCGGAAGCCCAGCTCGACAGATTTCTTTTTAAAATTAACATAAACTATCCGAACCTGGCACAGGAAATTGAAATCCTTAAAAAGGCAAATGACCGCAAAGACATTAAGGAAACCGAATTAATAAAACCAGTCCTCTCAGGTATAGAGCTCACTTCGTATCAGCGTTCTGTCCGTTTCATACATATAGAAGAACAGCTAATCCGGTATATTGCAGAAGTTATCCAGAAGACACGAAATCATGCTTCAATCTATCTTGGAGGATCACCACGGGCATCTATCAATGTTCTTACAGCATGTAAAGCAATAGCAGCAATGAACGGCCGGAATTTTGTTATCCCTGAGGATATTCAGACAGTTCTTTACCCGGTATTAAATCACCGTATTTACCTTACTCCCGAGAAAGAACTGGAAGGACTTACAGAAAAGCAGGTGATTGAAGATGTGATTGCTTCAGTTGAAATACCACGGTGA
- a CDS encoding response regulator yields MSAVKIFIAEDELIIAEDIRGMLNDMGHTVTGIAVDIKEAEEILSHEMPDIALIDIHLKGVDDGIDLASIIRKKMDIPVIFITSYSDAKTVERAKHVMPDGYIVKPFEKADLFTAIEIALFNYEKRHTAEIAHDDSISVVIRDSIFIRKDYMLIKIKFDDLIWIKSELNYLELHCKEARHLIRSTIKEFKEKLPPELFLQIHKSYCINTKYITAIDHNQVWLGINKIPIGRAYLDQIRSSLKLDL; encoded by the coding sequence ATGAGTGCTGTAAAAATTTTCATTGCGGAAGACGAACTCATAATTGCTGAGGATATTCGGGGAATGTTAAATGATATGGGCCATACAGTCACTGGTATAGCTGTTGATATAAAGGAGGCAGAAGAAATCCTTTCACATGAAATGCCGGATATTGCCCTTATCGATATTCATTTGAAAGGTGTTGATGACGGAATAGATCTGGCATCAATCATCAGGAAAAAAATGGATATACCGGTCATTTTTATTACTTCCTATTCTGACGCAAAAACAGTGGAAAGGGCAAAACATGTTATGCCGGATGGTTATATCGTTAAGCCTTTTGAAAAGGCAGATCTTTTTACGGCTATTGAAATTGCTCTTTTCAATTATGAGAAGAGACATACAGCTGAAATAGCACATGACGATTCAATAAGTGTGGTGATCCGAGACAGTATATTTATCAGGAAAGATTATATGCTGATCAAAATAAAATTTGATGACCTGATATGGATAAAATCAGAACTCAATTACCTTGAATTGCACTGTAAAGAAGCCCGTCATCTGATCCGTTCCACCATAAAGGAATTCAAGGAGAAACTTCCACCGGAACTGTTTTTACAAATTCATAAATCGTATTGCATTAATACAAAATATATAACAGCAATTGATCACAACCAGGTATGGCTCGGTATTAATAAAATCCCTATTGGTCGTGCTTATTTAGACCAGATACGCTCATCACTGAAGCTTGATTTGTAA